The proteins below are encoded in one region of Streptomyces cyanogenus:
- a CDS encoding HNH endonuclease, whose product MTDHEAVPPPKWTDQKIGTKVRLALWLRDVVGEGNIFTKAQMRHAFPEYAQLDRRLRDLRDHGWEIETRLTRVSLKQDELFFARAGEPIWDPATRAARVARRGPSARIRRIVLERDGHACVRCGLRAGSTRLGLAYVVPISHGGTDSPDNLITLCPNCNAGRTSQPPGEEEVWLRMQSLSPGEQSRLLAWMTLGRRPVSAVEEVWQLYRAAPASQKNTLKELLAHAVSARDEGDEPL is encoded by the coding sequence GTGACCGACCATGAAGCTGTCCCGCCACCAAAGTGGACTGACCAGAAGATCGGCACCAAGGTCCGCTTGGCGCTGTGGCTTCGCGACGTGGTTGGCGAGGGGAACATCTTCACCAAGGCGCAGATGAGGCATGCCTTTCCGGAATACGCCCAGCTGGATCGTCGTCTCCGCGACCTGCGGGATCATGGGTGGGAGATCGAGACTAGGCTCACCCGGGTCTCCCTCAAGCAAGACGAGCTCTTCTTCGCGCGGGCTGGCGAACCTATCTGGGACCCGGCGACGAGGGCTGCTCGTGTCGCTCGCCGGGGCCCTTCTGCCCGTATCCGCCGCATAGTCCTCGAGAGGGATGGGCACGCGTGCGTGCGCTGCGGATTGCGGGCCGGCTCTACTCGTCTGGGCCTCGCCTACGTAGTGCCGATTTCGCACGGCGGGACCGATAGTCCGGACAATCTGATCACTCTTTGCCCGAACTGTAACGCTGGCCGTACCTCTCAGCCACCAGGCGAGGAAGAAGTCTGGTTGCGGATGCAGAGTCTGTCACCGGGCGAACAGTCTCGCTTGCTCGCCTGGATGACACTGGGCCGTCGACCGGTTTCTGCCGTCGAAGAAGTGTGGCAGCTGTACCGCGCCGCTCCCGCCAGCCAGAAGAACACCCTTAAGGAGCTTTTGGCGCATGCCGTAAGTGCCCGAGATGAGGGCGATGAGCCCCTCTGA
- a CDS encoding tyrosine-type recombinase/integrase, with protein sequence MARFEAGHSTPIKQVQRVKGVGLVLKDLKTESSQAVLPLPEFCARVLEERRELQELERKIAGEHWSQEPDHDLIFSSEHGGMIDPVGFSRTFDRLVKRVGVRRITVRLARHTCGTLLAFLKVHPKVAQAILRHSQISMTMDVYTHVVGDSEREAVGMLAELLEDPLIGSCQP encoded by the coding sequence GTGGCGCGATTCGAGGCCGGCCACTCCACCCCGATCAAGCAGGTGCAGCGGGTCAAGGGCGTGGGCCTGGTCCTCAAGGACCTGAAGACGGAGTCCTCACAGGCCGTGCTACCGCTCCCGGAGTTCTGCGCTCGCGTCCTGGAGGAGCGCCGGGAGCTTCAGGAACTGGAACGGAAGATCGCTGGTGAGCACTGGTCGCAAGAGCCAGACCATGACTTGATCTTCTCCTCCGAGCACGGCGGCATGATCGACCCTGTGGGCTTCTCCCGTACCTTCGATCGGCTCGTCAAGCGTGTCGGCGTCCGCCGGATCACGGTTCGCCTCGCTCGGCACACCTGCGGCACCCTGCTGGCCTTCCTGAAGGTGCACCCCAAAGTGGCTCAGGCGATCCTGCGGCACAGCCAGATCAGCATGACCATGGACGTCTACACGCACGTGGTCGGCGACAGTGAGCGGGAAGCGGTCGGCATGCTCGCCGAGCTTCTGGAAGATCCACTCATCGGCTCATGTCAGCCGTAG
- a CDS encoding DUF3566 domain-containing protein has product MSGATGAGSAGTSTGTETDGGGRGSAARAGSASDPHTTNLKPVKASVAESSGTQESQESQGGTVTDTRGPAAAGEARPASPLPGERRPEQPDGPYHPPQAYPAQAPAGAVRKPRTGVRTAPRTRKARLRVAKADPWSVMKVSFLLSIAFGICTIVASAVLWMVMDAMGVFSTVGGTISEATGSNEANGFDLQAFLSLPHVLTFTTIIAVIDVVLATALATLGAFIYNLSAGFVGGIELTLAEDE; this is encoded by the coding sequence GTGAGCGGAGCCACGGGCGCCGGATCGGCCGGTACCTCCACGGGTACGGAAACGGACGGCGGCGGCCGTGGCTCCGCCGCGCGTGCGGGGAGTGCGAGCGATCCGCACACGACCAACCTGAAGCCGGTGAAGGCTTCCGTGGCGGAGTCCTCCGGCACGCAGGAATCCCAGGAGTCCCAGGGGGGCACTGTGACGGACACCCGAGGTCCGGCCGCGGCCGGTGAGGCGCGGCCGGCGTCGCCGCTGCCCGGCGAGCGGCGCCCGGAGCAGCCCGACGGGCCGTACCACCCGCCGCAGGCCTATCCGGCGCAGGCTCCCGCCGGTGCGGTGCGCAAGCCGCGTACGGGGGTGCGGACGGCGCCGCGGACCCGCAAGGCGCGGCTGCGGGTGGCCAAGGCCGACCCGTGGTCGGTGATGAAGGTCAGCTTCCTGCTCTCCATCGCGTTCGGCATCTGCACGATCGTCGCCTCGGCGGTGCTGTGGATGGTCATGGATGCGATGGGCGTGTTCTCGACGGTCGGCGGCACGATCTCGGAGGCGACCGGCTCGAACGAGGCGAACGGCTTCGACCTCCAGGCGTTCCTGTCCCTCCCCCACGTCCTGACCTTCACGACGATCATCGCGGTCATCGACGTCGTCCTGGCCACGGCCCTCGCGACGCTCGGCGCGTTCATCTACAACCTCTCCGCGGGCTTCGTGGGCGGCATCGAGCTGACCCTGGCGGAGGACGAGTGA
- a CDS encoding peptidase inhibitor family I36 protein, with product MRKRSLLLAGAALAATLPFAAVQPASAASVCATGKVCAWTGANFTGTRYDRTASEHGCDAPGPVNTSFRTISNQSRFNVTVYSEDGCYGSTVVIRSGHYSGSLPFKARAYSW from the coding sequence GTGAGGAAACGTTCTTTACTGCTGGCCGGCGCGGCTCTGGCAGCAACCCTTCCCTTCGCTGCCGTGCAGCCCGCTTCCGCAGCGTCGGTGTGCGCGACGGGCAAGGTGTGCGCCTGGACCGGGGCTAACTTCACCGGTACGCGCTATGATCGCACGGCTTCGGAACACGGTTGCGATGCGCCGGGCCCGGTGAACACCAGCTTCCGCACGATCTCGAACCAGTCCCGCTTCAACGTCACCGTCTACAGCGAGGACGGTTGCTACGGAAGCACGGTGGTGATCAGGAGCGGGCACTACTCCGGGTCTCTCCCGTTTAAGGCCAGGGCCTATTCGTGGTAA
- a CDS encoding leucine-rich repeat domain-containing protein, giving the protein MVDEGASKLFVNRWGDTADPASVGRASCRDECVCFDQARPQPRARVGFHAERQDTSTAGWRRLLELVDEAAEDGREEFRPLAGLSAEERRQVITLPTGIARLTAVRHLVLYGSNLVRIPPEIGAMTSLEEFTPYTSYRLHWFPYEITRCSKLVRSTVSTRALFGNYKLRPPFPRLQPPRASVEDLDLTALDARRWGATAIRGCSVCDRPIEQHGLHQAWISLRVATDVLPLLVNACSAACVSALPAGAEDHVRLPHTGGRIEQPPSDWD; this is encoded by the coding sequence ATGGTGGATGAGGGCGCATCGAAACTCTTCGTGAACCGGTGGGGCGACACAGCGGACCCGGCATCGGTGGGACGCGCTTCCTGCCGGGACGAGTGCGTGTGCTTCGACCAGGCCAGGCCGCAGCCGCGCGCCCGTGTCGGTTTCCACGCCGAACGCCAGGACACCTCGACCGCTGGGTGGCGACGTCTGCTGGAGTTGGTCGACGAGGCCGCGGAAGACGGGCGGGAGGAGTTCCGGCCTCTGGCCGGACTCAGTGCCGAGGAGCGCCGACAGGTCATCACCCTGCCGACGGGCATCGCCAGACTGACGGCGGTCAGACACCTCGTGCTCTACGGCAGCAACCTGGTCCGCATTCCGCCCGAGATCGGTGCCATGACCAGCCTGGAGGAGTTCACCCCCTACACCTCGTACCGGCTGCACTGGTTCCCCTACGAGATCACCAGATGCTCGAAACTGGTCCGGAGCACGGTGAGCACCCGCGCGCTGTTCGGGAACTACAAGCTCCGTCCTCCGTTCCCCCGACTACAGCCGCCCAGAGCCTCCGTTGAAGATCTCGACCTGACGGCGCTCGATGCCCGGCGCTGGGGTGCCACAGCCATCCGTGGGTGCAGTGTCTGTGATCGGCCGATCGAGCAGCACGGGCTCCACCAGGCGTGGATCTCCCTGCGGGTGGCCACCGACGTCCTGCCCCTCCTGGTCAACGCCTGCTCGGCAGCCTGCGTCTCCGCCCTTCCCGCCGGCGCCGAGGACCACGTGCGGCTGCCGCACACGGGCGGCAGGATCGAGCAGCCACCGTCCGACTGGGACTGA